The Mesorhizobium sp. AR02 region TTGGTGCCCGCTTTGAGAGACGCCTCCTGTCTGAGAGGATTTGGGTGTTGCAAACCCATCCTTCAGACAGGAGATCCAGATGGCTGAGATGAGCCCTCTGCGTCGCCGGATGATCGAGGACATGACAGTCCGCAATCTATCTCCGGCCACGCAGCAATCCTACCTTTATGCAGTCGCAAAGTTTAGCCGCTATTTTGGCCGATCGCCCGATCGGCTAGGCCTTGACGATATCCATGCCTTCCAGGTTCACCTCGTGTCGAAGGGCATTTCCTGGTCGGGATTGAACCAGATCGTCTGTGCACTCCGGTTCCTCTATGGCGTAACGCTCGGCCAGGATACAATCCCGGAGCATATTCCGTATGCGCGCGAGCCTCGCCGGTTGCCGGTTGTTCTTTCCAGCGACGAGGTCGTCGAATTTCTTCAAGCTGTCTCCAGCTTGAAGGCGCGGGTGGCTCTGACAACAGCTTATGCCGCCGGTCTCAGGGTCTCGGAGGTCTGTGGTCTTCGCGCCAACGATATCGACAGCTCAAGGATGGTGATCCACATCACGCGTGGCAAAGGCGGCAAAGCCCGCTACGTCATGCTGTCGCCGGAACTGCTCGGTATCCTGCGCAGCTATTGGCGCTTGGCGCGGCCCAAGGACATTCTGTTTCCTGGGCGCGATCCTGACAAG contains the following coding sequences:
- a CDS encoding tyrosine-type recombinase/integrase codes for the protein MAEMSPLRRRMIEDMTVRNLSPATQQSYLYAVAKFSRYFGRSPDRLGLDDIHAFQVHLVSKGISWSGLNQIVCALRFLYGVTLGQDTIPEHIPYAREPRRLPVVLSSDEVVEFLQAVSSLKARVALTTAYAAGLRVSEVCGLRANDIDSSRMVIHITRGKGGKARYVMLSPELLGILRSYWRLARPKDILFPGRDPDKPIEPWVLHSACRSAVTAAGLSKHVTVHTLRHSFATHLLENGTDIRIIQVLLGHAHLSTTARYTQVSTDTIRSTASPLDRLRLEVTPPES